The Rattus rattus isolate New Zealand chromosome 8, Rrattus_CSIRO_v1, whole genome shotgun sequence genome contains the following window.
GCCCGGAACTAGccaactagacaaggctgtctgttTGTCAGCCCCCTCAGCACTGGACTTACTGGGCCCAGGGCATTCAGCCATACCCGGCGTTttcatgtggttcctggggatcAGCTACGGTCCTCATGTTTGCGGAGCAAAGGCTTTACTGGATGAACTATTTCCCTACCGTCTCTATGGTTTTTACTGCTGCTGTAAACACAAAGCCATCTAGACGTGTGTCTGGTTCACTGGTGTCCTGGTGTCCTGCACACCCACAATCATCCACTGGGCAGTGTTTGAAGTGGTGTCGTATCTCTGTAATTCCGCCATTTAAAGGGCTGGGGCACAAGGATGAGTTTGAGACTGCTCTGGACtgcacagtgagatcttgtcactagttggatgtggtggcacacgcctttcatcTCAACACTCGGACATAGGCAAGCTGACCTCTGAGCACAAGGCCAACCCGGTCCACAGTAAGATCCTATGTcacctcactcccctcccccaaaccaagccaaaccaagcaTCTTCCACCAGGAATTTAGACTGCAGCTCAACTGGTAGAGTGTCTAACATgcacaaagacctgggttcagtccggTCCACGGCACCACATGAACTAATGTGttagtgcacacctataatcgCAGCACTTGGCGACAGACAggggatcaggaatttaaggccgcTCTCAGGAttattgcaagttcaaggccagcctggtatatgaTATCCTACCTTCTAATCACTAAGCCTGtccttacaaagaaaacaaaagttcaaaAAACTGACCAAACCATACGTCATAGAGTCAAAACAATCTCTCTTGAATGCCTCAGTCCtgaatcccccctccccttctgacCCTGGGGCTGCCTCATACCCAAGAAAGTACAGACAGGCAAGGGATACACACTGGCTGCTTTATTGACAGGCTCATGAGGGACAGCTGTATTCCAAATAAGCCCCTACACCTTTTCTACAAAGGCAAACAAGAAAAATGGTGTGCCCCAGCAAATCCCAGCCAAGGGACCTGGGTAGACCACAAGCACTAGgaggctgggaaggagagaaagtccAGTTCCTCAAGGGCAAGGTGCTGGTGAGGTGGCTGAGGTGATTGGAGATCCTACAGCTATCCCCTGACTGGGATGTCAGGGACCGTCACCGGAGAAGACAGTGGGCTGGAGAAGGGAGCACTCGAAGGCTTTCAGTCACTTGAGGCATAGGGTTCTGTGAGGAATCCTGGACTGCATGGTGAGACACAGCAATCACTCTTCTCCATCCCGGCAGTCACATCTGCAGCCATGTGTGCAGATACTCATTCacaccactccacacacacagagggagggctGGCCCGGCGCTGGACCTACACCCTGGAGCCCAGGAATGTCTCTGGATCAGTAGCCAGAGTGGGGGCTTCGGGGGAGCAGGTCCGTGACATCGCTACTGATTGGCTGCCTCGCAGGCGTCTATCCAGTCGCTGTACACATCCACGGGTTCTGACAGGTCTGGAGCAGGGTCAAGGATAATTTGTGGCAATGAAGCCCCTTGTCAGGCACATCTCTGCTATGATGGGGTCCATCGGACCCCTGCCCTATGCCTTGTCGCTCAGTGTTAAACCAGTAGACGATATCAATTTCCCTAGATGGCCACAAGGCCAGGGCTGCAGGAGTGACCATGTTCACTGTCTCTGGTCACCAGCCCCCAGGCAGGTCAGGACAGCCCGACTCCCACCCATTTCTCTCATTCCCCAAGAATGAGCCAATTTCCCAAGGATACATGTGATGGGTGTCTGGAATTCCTCTAGGCACACGGTACAGGAGATGACTCCAGTGTTTCGAGCCCGGTCCCTGCAGTGAGACAAGGTGGACGTATGCATGAGAACAAGCCCTGAGCCCGTGGAGGTGACCTTGCCAGCAGGAAGGCCCAGAGTGAGCAAGGTGGGAGACAGAGGCCTGGGTGCCCACACAAGAAGGCTGGCCCACCCTGAACACCCACTCACATTTTCACATCACAAGACTTCTCGTGGTTGCAGAAAGGGCAGGTAAACTGAGTCTCCAAGGTGCCTGTCATCTTCTTCTTGGGGGGTGGCTTCCGTTTAGACTTCCTTCGTCCCATAACTGCAGAGGGGATGAAACCTGTGGTACAGGGAACGGGGTCAGAGGCTGGTAGCAGTTGACCACTCTCTTCCTCTGCATCCCCTAGAAACAGGCCACAGGCAACCAGCAGTGCTCCGTGGAGAAGGGAAGATGTATACCCTGTCGTCACCCAGGCTCCTGGGCCTGGGCAAAACTGTCCCTGTGTACACCCTGGGCAGCAGGGCCAAGAACAGCCTTTAGCCTTGGTTTCCCAACTTCCTGTTTGTCTTTAGGTAGGTCACTTAGGATCTCTGTGCTCAGGGTCTCAAGGGAAGATGGGGTGGACAGCTAGCTGGAGAGAAAACAGGACAGAGAGGGGTTCTGACATAATGCCATGCTGTTATGGGATGAGAGAGTTAAGTCTAAAGAGTGACTGAAGGCGAAGTTAAGggcaggaagatggcttagtggacaAAAGTACCAACCACGACAATATGGCAACCCTAGTTCAATTCCAGAAACCTATAAAAAGACAGGCACAGTGGCTCAAATCTGAAACCCTAGCATTCTGAcatggaggtgggaggcagagacaggattgtGTGGGAACTCACTGGCtggttagcctggactacatagggaTGGGGCAGAAACAGGTTGGAAGGTGAGGACAGATTCCCCAGAAtcgttctctgacttccacatgcacgaTGTGTGCCTCCTCTGACCAAATACAGAGTCTCCATC
Protein-coding sequences here:
- the Elof1 gene encoding transcription elongation factor 1 homolog, with product MGRRKSKRKPPPKKKMTGTLETQFTCPFCNHEKSCDVKMDRARNTGVISCTVCLEEFQTPITYLSEPVDVYSDWIDACEAANQ